A portion of the Pseudomonadota bacterium genome contains these proteins:
- a CDS encoding DUF1488 family protein: MVEEARQRRKAQKLTQKRLADLAGVSTPTVSRFEGGERDLQLSSVINILTVLGMIDDRHLIFPEPKERYDFDRDVVAFWGKDGEKIVQCAVSQEAIEDHFGGGDKDPLKIFRANRESIEHEARRKYLTDRLEPDGSVLIRTGDL; encoded by the coding sequence TTGGTCGAAGAGGCGAGGCAGAGGCGCAAGGCGCAAAAGCTGACCCAGAAAAGGCTGGCAGACCTGGCCGGAGTGAGCACCCCGACCGTCTCCCGATTTGAGGGCGGCGAGAGGGACTTGCAGCTCTCGTCCGTCATAAACATCCTCACCGTGCTGGGCATGATAGACGATCGACATCTCATATTCCCCGAGCCGAAGGAGAGATATGATTTCGATCGCGATGTCGTGGCGTTTTGGGGCAAGGACGGGGAAAAGATCGTACAGTGCGCCGTCAGCCAGGAGGCGATTGAAGATCATTTCGGCGGCGGCGACAAGGACCCGCTCAAGATATTCAGAGCTAATCGCGAGAGCATAGAGCACGAGGCTCGCCGCAAGTATCTCACGGATCGGTTGGAACCTGACGGCTCCG